From a single Planctellipticum variicoloris genomic region:
- a CDS encoding PSD1 and planctomycete cytochrome C domain-containing protein, giving the protein MARWIGAFVLLSGSPFAGLLAAEDRPISYNRDIRPILSNNCYQCHGPDPKHREGGLRLDVRDAATAAVESGKTAIVAGKLEASELIARIVSSDANLKMPPEASGKSLTAEQIDLLKRWVASGAEYQGHWAFIAPSSPEPPAVQHAAAVRNPIDRFALARLEQAGLEPSPEADRVTLIRRLTFDLIGLPPTPAEVDAFLADTSPNAYEHLVDRLLQSPRYGEHMARYWLDAARYGDTHGLHLDNERSLWPYREWVIDALNSNMPFDRFTIEQLAGDLLPSPTVAQKVASGFNRCNVTTSEGGSINDEVLVRYAVDRTEAIGTIFMGLTLNCTVCHSHKFDPISQKEFYSLYSFFYSLSDQAMDGNALLPPPTMKLPTAEQTKQLQDYDRQINETQQQIGQALTAIKYSDPSLEDRPADALTAVRQEFVWIDDELPSGANPQQSGHEWRWVTKDQGPVYSGHRSHTRTGDGLIQHFFNGAKPELKIGQGDRLFAWVYLDPQNPPKSIMLQFHDGQWEHRMYWGEDVIPWGQSNTPARRHGGPLPPTGQWVRLEVDAELVGLPAGKSLNGWAFTQQGGTVHWDRAGLLTTTAQGLSKFDSLLVWEESVRKNANGVPGNIVELIKLEGDKRNDSQKAEILNYFLQYVYSGSRPTFDPLNKQIADLKKSRTDLDNLIPATMISEDLPQPRQAFVLIRGAYDKKGDPVERGVPAVFPPLPEGAPSNRLGLAQWLVSPAHPLTARVTVNRYWQQFFGTGIVKTAEDFGSQGEWPSHPELLDWLATEFVATGWDVKKMHKRMVMSGTYRQASRVTPDVLAKDPDNRLLAHGPRFRLDAEVIRDSLLAISGLLVEREGGKSVKPPQPEGIWEAVAFVGSNTRDFKADEGEKIYRRSLYTFWKRTSPPPTMLTFDAPSRENCTVRRPRTNTPLQALALMNERQSVDAARKFAGRLIAEGGATPAERIDLAFRLAVSRKPTPRELEVVERVLERQRTSFTADPQAAEQLASYGDAPKQSTAEIVDFAAWTMVANLILNLDETITKE; this is encoded by the coding sequence GGGCAAGACGGCGATCGTCGCCGGCAAGCTCGAAGCCAGCGAGCTGATCGCCCGCATTGTCTCGTCAGATGCGAATCTGAAAATGCCGCCGGAAGCGAGCGGCAAATCGCTGACCGCGGAACAGATCGACCTGCTGAAGCGCTGGGTCGCTTCGGGGGCGGAATACCAGGGGCACTGGGCCTTCATCGCCCCGAGCAGCCCCGAACCGCCCGCCGTCCAGCATGCAGCGGCGGTTCGCAATCCCATCGATCGTTTCGCCCTTGCGCGGCTGGAACAGGCGGGACTGGAGCCCTCCCCGGAAGCGGACCGCGTCACGCTGATTCGCCGGCTGACGTTCGACCTGATCGGCCTGCCGCCGACTCCCGCCGAAGTCGACGCCTTCCTCGCGGACACCTCCCCCAACGCCTATGAGCACCTGGTCGACCGGCTGCTGCAGTCCCCCCGGTACGGCGAGCACATGGCCCGCTACTGGCTCGACGCCGCCCGCTACGGCGACACCCACGGGCTGCACCTCGACAACGAGCGTTCGCTCTGGCCCTATCGCGAGTGGGTCATCGACGCTCTCAACAGCAACATGCCGTTCGATCGCTTTACGATCGAGCAGCTCGCCGGCGACCTGCTCCCCAGTCCCACCGTCGCACAGAAGGTCGCCAGTGGATTTAACCGTTGCAACGTAACGACCAGCGAAGGGGGCTCGATCAACGACGAGGTCCTTGTCCGGTACGCCGTCGACCGGACCGAAGCCATCGGCACGATCTTCATGGGCCTGACGCTCAACTGCACCGTCTGCCACAGCCACAAATTCGATCCGATTTCGCAAAAGGAGTTCTATTCGCTGTACTCCTTTTTCTACAGTCTCTCCGACCAGGCGATGGACGGGAACGCCCTGCTGCCGCCCCCGACAATGAAGCTCCCCACCGCCGAGCAGACGAAACAACTGCAGGATTACGACCGACAGATCAATGAGACCCAGCAGCAGATCGGGCAGGCTCTGACGGCGATCAAGTACAGCGATCCCAGCCTGGAAGACCGGCCCGCCGACGCGCTGACCGCCGTCCGACAGGAGTTTGTCTGGATCGACGACGAACTTCCCTCCGGGGCCAATCCGCAGCAGAGCGGGCACGAATGGCGCTGGGTCACCAAAGATCAGGGACCGGTCTACAGCGGTCACCGGTCCCATACTCGGACCGGAGACGGCCTGATCCAGCACTTCTTCAACGGAGCGAAGCCCGAGTTGAAGATCGGCCAGGGGGACCGGCTGTTCGCCTGGGTCTATCTCGATCCGCAGAATCCGCCCAAGTCGATCATGCTCCAGTTCCACGACGGCCAGTGGGAACACCGCATGTACTGGGGCGAAGACGTCATCCCGTGGGGACAGTCCAACACGCCCGCCCGCCGGCATGGCGGCCCGCTTCCTCCAACAGGGCAGTGGGTTCGGCTGGAAGTCGACGCCGAGCTGGTCGGACTGCCGGCCGGAAAGTCGCTCAACGGCTGGGCCTTCACGCAGCAGGGCGGCACCGTCCACTGGGATCGGGCCGGACTGCTGACGACCACGGCTCAGGGCCTGTCGAAGTTCGACTCGCTGCTCGTCTGGGAAGAGTCGGTCCGCAAGAACGCCAATGGCGTCCCCGGAAACATCGTCGAACTGATCAAGCTCGAAGGGGACAAGCGAAACGATTCGCAAAAGGCCGAGATCCTCAACTACTTCCTGCAATACGTCTACTCGGGCTCGCGGCCGACGTTCGACCCGCTCAACAAGCAGATCGCCGATCTCAAGAAGTCCCGGACCGATCTCGACAACCTGATCCCCGCCACGATGATCAGCGAAGACCTGCCTCAACCCCGGCAGGCGTTCGTCCTCATCCGCGGCGCGTACGACAAGAAGGGAGACCCTGTCGAGCGCGGCGTGCCGGCCGTCTTCCCGCCGCTCCCCGAAGGAGCCCCCTCGAACCGGCTGGGGCTCGCCCAGTGGCTGGTTTCGCCTGCCCATCCGCTCACCGCCCGAGTCACGGTCAACCGCTACTGGCAGCAGTTTTTCGGCACCGGGATCGTGAAGACGGCCGAAGACTTCGGTTCTCAGGGAGAATGGCCCAGCCATCCCGAACTGCTCGACTGGCTGGCGACGGAGTTCGTCGCCACCGGCTGGGACGTCAAAAAGATGCACAAGCGGATGGTGATGTCCGGCACGTATCGCCAGGCGTCGCGAGTGACGCCGGACGTCCTGGCGAAAGATCCCGACAACCGCCTGCTGGCGCATGGCCCGCGATTCCGGCTGGACGCCGAAGTCATCCGGGATTCCCTGCTGGCCATCAGCGGCCTGCTCGTCGAACGCGAAGGGGGCAAAAGCGTCAAGCCGCCCCAGCCCGAAGGGATCTGGGAAGCGGTCGCGTTCGTCGGCAGCAATACGCGCGACTTCAAAGCCGACGAGGGCGAAAAGATCTATCGCCGCAGCCTCTACACGTTCTGGAAACGGACCAGCCCGCCGCCGACCATGCTGACCTTCGACGCCCCCAGCCGCGAAAACTGCACGGTCCGCCGTCCGCGGACCAATACGCCGCTGCAGGCGCTGGCTTTGATGAACGAGCGCCAGTCAGTCGACGCCGCCCGCAAATTCGCCGGACGACTGATCGCCGAAGGAGGTGCGACCCCCGCCGAACGGATCGACCTCGCCTTCCGCCTGGCAGTCTCGCGCAAGCCGACGCCCCGGGAGCTGGAAGTCGTCGAGCGAGTCCTCGAACGTCAGCGGACCAGCTTCACCGCCGATCCCCAGGCTGCCGAGCAACTCGCCAGCTACGGCGACGCTCCGAAGCAGTCGACGGCAGAGATCGTGGATTTCGCGGCCTGGACGATGGTCGCCAATCTGATTCTGAATCTGGATGAGACGATTACGAAGGAGTAG